From a single Halodesulfovibrio marinisediminis DSM 17456 genomic region:
- the rpmH gene encoding 50S ribosomal protein L34: protein MKRTYQPSKIKRKRTHGFRARLKTASGRAILRRRRAKGRAKLSA, encoded by the coding sequence ATGAAGAGAACTTACCAGCCAAGCAAAATTAAGCGCAAAAGAACCCACGGTTTTCGTGCTCGTCTCAAAACCGCTAGTGGTCGTGCGATTCTTCGTCGCAGACGCGCTAAAGGTCGTGCGAAATTATCTGCCTAA
- a CDS encoding Jag family protein codes for MDGYKEFKGKTLDNAIEEACRYFNSPREKLEIDLINDAKTGIFGLVGAKKAKIKARRMQVQFDTQTLSAPLETSRRPKKSAASVTAEPETERKTEKPKQQERPKRRPEKTQSVKQQKTKEKPEASPEEAQAAKPKQERGRSQRSKQEGSRGQKKQTQKPSEKPQGAKPARKKHEVSEEKLEGQKRSRNGQRRRPQKQQAPKSETAPAPKKQRPAPKPEPVIEPVKAEPIPEANLDELDQAELLKVVTEVVNRLITPVIGETPVEARIEDGRVKASISSGDNSGLLIGREGQTLASFQYLANRIVAKIFGVAVRVQLDTGDYRERQDEKLRDIALHLAEKAKNMGKPQSTRPLSSYHRRVVHLALQEDDEIQTRSKGDGPLKRVIISRKRK; via the coding sequence ATGGATGGATACAAAGAGTTCAAGGGTAAGACCCTTGACAACGCTATTGAGGAAGCGTGTCGCTACTTCAATAGTCCTCGGGAAAAACTGGAAATTGACCTCATTAATGACGCAAAGACCGGTATTTTTGGTTTAGTTGGGGCAAAAAAAGCTAAGATTAAAGCTCGAAGAATGCAGGTGCAGTTTGATACTCAAACCCTGTCAGCCCCGTTAGAAACTTCCCGACGCCCTAAGAAAAGTGCCGCATCGGTTACGGCGGAACCTGAAACCGAGCGCAAGACTGAGAAGCCGAAACAGCAGGAACGCCCGAAAAGGCGTCCAGAAAAAACTCAGTCTGTTAAACAACAAAAAACGAAAGAAAAGCCTGAAGCATCTCCTGAAGAAGCTCAGGCTGCAAAACCAAAGCAGGAACGTGGACGCTCCCAGCGCTCTAAACAGGAAGGCAGTCGTGGTCAGAAAAAACAGACCCAGAAGCCTTCTGAGAAGCCTCAAGGTGCTAAACCTGCTCGTAAGAAGCACGAGGTAAGTGAAGAGAAGCTGGAAGGGCAAAAGCGCAGTCGTAATGGTCAGCGCCGTCGTCCGCAGAAACAGCAGGCTCCAAAATCGGAAACTGCTCCGGCTCCTAAAAAACAGCGTCCGGCTCCAAAACCGGAACCTGTTATTGAACCGGTTAAAGCGGAACCGATCCCTGAGGCAAACCTTGATGAGCTCGATCAGGCCGAGCTTTTGAAGGTCGTAACAGAAGTAGTAAACCGCCTTATTACTCCTGTAATCGGTGAGACTCCGGTAGAAGCCCGCATCGAAGACGGACGTGTAAAAGCTTCCATTTCAAGCGGTGATAACTCTGGACTCCTGATTGGTCGTGAAGGCCAGACACTTGCTTCATTCCAGTACCTTGCAAACCGTATTGTCGCTAAGATTTTCGGTGTTGCAGTACGAGTACAACTGGATACTGGCGACTACCGCGAGCGTCAGGATGAAAAACTGCGTGATATCGCTCTTCACTTGGCTGAAAAAGCTAAGAACATGGGCAAGCCGCAGTCTACCCGTCCTCTCAGCTCCTATCATCGCCGAGTTGTTCATCTTGCTTTACAGGAAGATGATGAAATTCAGACTCGTAGTAAAGGTGATGGCCCGCTTAAGCGTGTTATCATCAGTCGCAAACGCAAATAG
- the rnpA gene encoding ribonuclease P protein component: MICLTFPRTHRLTRRPEFVKCYDDGRRYFSKNFVLFVLEKEESLAPWRVGLAVTKKTGSAVQRNRVKRVLREFFRLNQREIPNGIDLVVVPKRRLDPERVDLHFVTQELLPIIHKLRERSAQDGEDEA; encoded by the coding sequence ATTATCTGCCTAACGTTCCCAAGAACACATCGGCTGACCCGGCGGCCTGAATTCGTAAAATGTTACGATGATGGTCGCCGATACTTTTCTAAAAATTTCGTCTTGTTTGTTTTAGAAAAGGAAGAATCACTTGCTCCGTGGCGAGTGGGGTTGGCAGTGACGAAGAAAACAGGATCGGCAGTACAACGTAACCGCGTCAAACGTGTGTTGCGCGAGTTCTTTCGACTGAATCAGCGGGAAATACCGAACGGCATTGATTTAGTTGTAGTGCCTAAACGCCGATTGGATCCTGAGCGTGTTGACCTACATTTTGTCACACAGGAACTTTTACCGATCATTCACAAATTACGTGAAAGGTCCGCTCAGGATGGGGAAGACGAAGCGTAA
- the yidC gene encoding membrane protein insertase YidC, which produces MDKNRVIITVVLCMVITVGWNYLAEYMGWLPQPVQQTVVEETANAGSTSPAKVQPAQNTPAPELPVFKAENGRTVTVDTPLYTAVFHSNGGVLQSFVLKNYKAENTPDSPKVDLIGKSAAAFAPLGLLIDGDRTWEKAAWSLKGSDLTLDEGKNGMLVFVGEVDGLRVEREFSFTADNYTITEKTNIINAGSNPRNVRLDYTLDANSMTDAGNPYNKTRVAWFTDTEGLDTEEDVDDLGTGISSTLPMMWAGVESNYFIAAIAPKSADLALKAKYQSGVYRIALEKDGIGIAPGNMSSATATYYIGPKISKYLAAAPNTLSAAEDYGFFTILAVPMLKMINFFEQYVGNYGVAIILLTILIKIAFWPLSRKSYKSMEAMKKLQPMMQKIREKYADDREKQNQEVMALYKTYKVNPVGGCLPMIIQIPVFFGLYQALLNAIQLRHASFIDYLPFTNMPWLSDLSAPDPYYITPIVMGATMLLQQLLSPSTGDPTQRKMMLIMPVVFTFMFLNFPSGLVVYWLVNNVLSIFQQWLMLRKA; this is translated from the coding sequence ATGGATAAAAACCGAGTCATAATTACCGTTGTGCTCTGTATGGTTATCACCGTAGGGTGGAACTACCTTGCTGAGTACATGGGATGGTTGCCACAGCCAGTACAGCAGACTGTGGTAGAAGAAACTGCAAATGCAGGTTCCACATCCCCTGCGAAGGTTCAGCCAGCACAAAACACACCGGCACCAGAACTGCCAGTTTTCAAAGCTGAAAACGGACGCACTGTTACTGTTGATACTCCTCTTTACACTGCCGTATTTCATTCTAACGGCGGTGTGCTGCAGAGCTTTGTTCTTAAAAATTACAAAGCTGAAAACACCCCGGATTCTCCAAAAGTTGATCTCATCGGCAAATCTGCCGCTGCATTTGCTCCCCTTGGCCTTCTTATTGATGGCGACCGGACTTGGGAAAAAGCAGCATGGAGCCTGAAAGGCTCTGATCTTACCTTAGATGAAGGTAAGAACGGCATGCTCGTGTTTGTTGGTGAAGTAGATGGTTTGCGTGTTGAACGCGAATTCTCATTTACAGCAGACAACTACACTATTACTGAAAAAACAAATATCATTAACGCAGGAAGTAACCCGCGTAATGTTCGATTGGACTACACTCTTGATGCCAACAGTATGACCGACGCTGGCAACCCGTACAACAAAACTCGTGTTGCATGGTTTACTGATACTGAAGGTCTTGACACTGAAGAAGATGTTGATGATCTCGGAACCGGCATTAGTAGCACTCTGCCTATGATGTGGGCGGGTGTGGAAAGCAACTACTTTATTGCTGCCATTGCACCAAAATCTGCTGATCTTGCTCTGAAAGCTAAGTACCAGAGCGGCGTGTACAGAATTGCACTTGAAAAAGACGGTATTGGTATTGCACCTGGTAACATGTCCTCTGCGACTGCTACCTACTACATTGGCCCTAAGATTTCCAAGTACCTTGCTGCTGCTCCTAATACTCTGAGTGCGGCAGAAGACTACGGTTTCTTTACTATTCTCGCAGTGCCAATGCTCAAAATGATTAATTTCTTTGAGCAGTACGTAGGTAACTACGGTGTAGCGATTATTCTGCTTACCATTCTTATTAAGATTGCATTCTGGCCACTGTCTCGTAAGAGCTACAAATCTATGGAAGCTATGAAAAAGCTCCAGCCAATGATGCAGAAGATTCGCGAAAAGTATGCAGACGATCGCGAAAAACAGAATCAGGAAGTTATGGCATTGTACAAAACCTACAAGGTAAATCCTGTAGGCGGCTGTCTGCCAATGATCATTCAGATTCCAGTATTCTTCGGTTTGTATCAGGCGTTGCTTAACGCAATTCAGTTGCGTCATGCTTCATTTATTGATTACCTGCCGTTCACAAACATGCCTTGGCTTTCTGACTTATCTGCACCAGATCCATACTACATCACTCCTATTGTGATGGGTGCAACCATGCTGCTCCAGCAGCTGCTCAGCCCGAGCACCGGTGATCCGACTCAGCGCAAGATGATGCTCATCATGCCAGTAGTCTTTACGTTTATGTTCTTGAACTTCCCATCCGGTCTCGTGGTGTACTGGCTTGTAAACAACGTGCTCTCCATCTTCCAGCAGTGGCTCATGCTACGTAAGGCGTAA
- the yidD gene encoding membrane protein insertion efficiency factor YidD, with protein sequence MKKTFRTLLVAPIRFYQLCISPLFPPACRFVPSCSEYAAQAVMRHGFLKGSVLAGWRILRCNPWSAGGHDPVPPSKEKHPYA encoded by the coding sequence ATGAAGAAAACCTTCCGCACGCTGCTGGTAGCGCCTATACGATTTTACCAGCTCTGTATTTCGCCTCTTTTTCCGCCTGCCTGCCGCTTTGTACCTTCGTGTTCAGAGTATGCGGCGCAGGCCGTGATGCGCCACGGCTTTTTGAAGGGATCAGTTCTCGCCGGATGGCGCATTTTGCGTTGTAACCCCTGGTCTGCAGGGGGGCACGATCCCGTCCCGCCTTCCAAAGAAAAACATCCCTATGCATAG
- the mnmE gene encoding tRNA uridine-5-carboxymethylaminomethyl(34) synthesis GTPase MnmE: MTQNDTIAAIATAMGQGGIGIIRISGDNAGTILRKLFRSSSKSFTDFRPWVLHHGHILDAKGEDLDDVLVVHMPGTKTFTGEECAEIHCHGGPAILSSVLEAVFSLGARPADSGEFSKRAFLNGRMDLTQVEAIAEMIAAPAREGVRLAQAKLDGLLGKRIAELRTRLELVRMKLCVAVDFPEEDLECLDPQEFTDDIASVMEAIRTLLGNFDRARCWRDGALVVLAGQVNAGKSSLMNGLLGRKRAIVTDIPGTTRDFLEEHLTFDGLPIRLVDTAGLRETGDIVEQEGVRLSRDLASQADLVLLVVDATRGLGQHERELIASVGAEKVLLVWNKVDLVEEAQAIDSAGCDLVQISAKLGDGLDKLADAIRSNILLRSGEAKEPEAGDLVPNLRQSHALEQAATELEGLLDDLAMQVPYDLLGVRLETACSILSEITGETTPNEILNKIFESFCIGK, encoded by the coding sequence ATGACCCAGAACGATACAATTGCAGCAATCGCCACAGCAATGGGGCAGGGTGGTATTGGCATCATTCGCATTAGCGGTGATAATGCCGGTACTATTCTGCGCAAACTGTTCCGCTCTTCCAGCAAAAGTTTTACAGACTTTCGTCCTTGGGTGCTTCATCACGGGCATATATTAGATGCAAAGGGCGAAGATCTGGATGACGTACTGGTTGTGCATATGCCGGGTACAAAAACATTCACCGGTGAAGAGTGTGCAGAGATCCACTGCCACGGTGGACCGGCGATTTTAAGCAGTGTGCTTGAGGCAGTTTTTTCCTTAGGTGCGCGTCCGGCAGATAGTGGTGAATTTTCAAAGCGTGCTTTTCTGAACGGTCGTATGGACTTAACTCAGGTTGAAGCTATTGCGGAAATGATTGCAGCTCCGGCTCGTGAAGGTGTTCGTCTTGCACAGGCTAAGCTTGATGGTCTGTTAGGAAAGCGTATTGCTGAACTTCGTACCCGCCTCGAACTTGTTCGTATGAAGCTGTGTGTAGCAGTGGATTTTCCTGAAGAAGATCTTGAATGTCTCGACCCGCAGGAATTTACTGACGATATTGCGTCCGTTATGGAAGCAATTCGAACCTTGCTTGGTAACTTTGACCGTGCACGTTGTTGGCGTGATGGTGCTCTTGTAGTACTCGCTGGTCAGGTTAATGCTGGTAAATCCAGCCTTATGAACGGACTGCTGGGTCGTAAACGAGCGATTGTTACTGATATTCCGGGTACCACTCGAGATTTTCTGGAAGAGCATCTTACCTTCGACGGGCTGCCAATTCGACTGGTGGATACCGCAGGCCTTCGTGAGACAGGTGACATCGTAGAGCAGGAAGGTGTTCGCTTGAGTCGTGACCTTGCGTCACAGGCTGACCTAGTGTTGCTTGTTGTTGATGCTACCCGTGGACTTGGTCAGCATGAGCGTGAGCTTATTGCTTCTGTCGGTGCAGAAAAAGTTCTTCTTGTGTGGAACAAAGTTGATTTAGTTGAAGAAGCACAGGCTATTGATTCCGCAGGTTGTGATTTGGTGCAGATTTCTGCCAAATTGGGCGACGGGCTGGATAAGCTAGCTGATGCTATTCGTTCCAATATCCTCTTGCGTAGCGGGGAGGCTAAGGAGCCTGAAGCAGGCGATCTTGTTCCAAACCTGCGCCAGAGCCATGCCCTTGAGCAGGCTGCTACTGAGCTTGAGGGGCTTCTTGATGACCTTGCTATGCAGGTTCCTTATGATCTACTTGGTGTGCGTCTTGAAACAGCGTGTTCTATTTTGTCTGAAATTACAGGCGAAACAACACCGAATGAAATCCTGAACAAAATCTTCGAGAGTTTCTGCATCGGTAAGTAG